The following are from one region of the Malassezia vespertilionis chromosome 4, complete sequence genome:
- a CDS encoding uncharacterized protein (COG:S; EggNog:ENOG503P0PG) encodes MRLIVSYSGRELEIRQTLVQFQSFDYFLDCVSLATGIPYDSIICITQDGVQVNEAVMDALRAQGPNPGLVFYVFDRELLYADVEVVAPQLEEAVSHRTLAAAPQLSTPLAPDALAPLLAWAEDAEQGMELDCKLAKEFHACIHRIEQSTRVGIANLQAHADAIKKAMHTLEQIASTECAHMQHLLARYETDIYILQHIHINPKLVPRTEKGQATLGAYVDVDAVCTAAKECKEHFDSLQTQYNNAYQTELQYGEDLRDIIAEMQLLDLSPSQNTLHELQKAIERGKAALATLRASSANVEALNMASATLHTCCTTVVACMNRLVDDRNEIMLSQLNFVQDISSLESDYASLGVTLSEVDAAFSNVHKGAFKHLTRVKKILWAYGASLIEARRRSEYSKQFMHKVQQLAELMAEYAAEEKAHRNDYLELVAPHLPWYAAMDGTSLAMDISVKRGANHTAPEFGAADVDEFLHALDALHSDTSARHDSIDPIGEVRADLSARLHALDDEEARFVVLARRQLCLDADDASDTSFGSTDQRDALIHTGGREVDTLRHRLALSHERSQKLEAELARRVSNASTEHQALQHALEQARTALAALQAPRAALHEHLLQLAAHVAAFSTHKTHAEQDARALLGFIAECLTALGHPHRGWCHEQKQTLGTTLAALRTCDTVPLPRALHTQLDAVCHAADRWQLASGTEDANTVPSFSPCATSPVLFQRIHNEDGARTGAWMGVVRDIYVATSAPVDDTAYFVAHCTQCAECVAEENNMFQLPPRTLYHLVHLDAVPARNSSRKSAAASLALLAGHTTLLRLGINFGTLSDAGAPRMKASPPKSNRRHARLSQERRPSHGPDKTQPCSRLPCAPLRENRAVTNKRVASASLSDERKSSASTDSPAGSEVQAAHVMLRADTPSDAATPQRFDMDDADMGVAKSSTPITIEHVQRSIPFYPVSSWSDDDNTSADGSDNESVTTPIPGIDTLPAKPGAIPVFPAERDERVGIEVYLEESLAVEGGCLQGCLRLQLPSHTNPKTAMLLAQPRVRLIGYEALPKDDMRHVFYHHTSVIDGDRSVDGPSEPYVLHGSPAVSEGANNALSSCYASLPDADGFYLGMEGVHILPFSLQLPFGRGVKGSYLSKKAEVGYILIASVRVKAFGEQHGGGVAHCFQKVTLYPYLNPAATLASALRPLVEHGGATDGKGAPLRIAAALHRETWVAGQRVYFDMSVLNHTKDTIHLLHITLQRTEILYKIGDENSEPITESSTEIVAQDTLNAHTKNPDDSWWAGVKPGPPVHFSHSFVLPDHVLTIPHSRHVEVQYSLRIGIGNDKKDWTHLSLPLRIVNFVSLDPPPPKRSFGGAGLLSQALGLEMDQHLMIERVRTMESMRSPRAFMSASGHLLPSPVPPVPLRGKGDDARAARTAQHRRSLDFINSAIRSATARRASPYVQGNDAVSPAGLGIELTAPTQPRTSWYQRQDTSFEFEEHGQTTPQPDASVQLGDETTDDVDLVFTPRIAEAKRTPALPDTTTDDDSAMCNDILDAYGELHADDSARYDTSLAAPAPRPLPRTPEPERRGTEVHMPRSAPKELARMQHHLVGSPSRSGAPTFRPLPETPAQLPVPHGRTRLTQSLAASAAPLHALAFAPPEARNVPPPRNMATAQAGPRHA; translated from the exons ATGCGCTTGATTGTGTCGTATTCCGggcgcgagctcgagatACGGCAGACGCTCGTGCAATTCCAATCATTCGACTACTTTTTGGATTGCGTCTCGCTTGCAACTGGCATTCCGTACGATTCGATTATCTGCATTACACAGGATGGCGTGCAAGTGAACGAGGCGGTgatggatgcgctgcgcgcacaaggaCCGAATCCCGGGCTCGTATTCTACGTGTTTGACCGCGAGCTCTTATATGCGGATGTGGAAGTAGTTGCGCCGCAACTCGAGGAGGCTGTGTCGCATAGGACGctggccgctgcgccgcaacttTCTACAccgcttgcgccggacGCACTGGCACCGCTCCTTGCGTGGGCCGAGGACGCGGAGCAAGGCATGGAGCTGGATTGCAAGCTTGCCAAAGAATTCCATGCATGCATTCACCGGATCGAGCAGAGCACGCGCGTGGGTATTGCAAACTTGCAGGCACACGCCGACGCGATAAAAAAAGCAATGCACACACTGGAACAGATTGCCAGCACAGAGTGCGCACACATGCAGCACTTACTTGCACGCTACGAAACGGATATCTATATTTTGCAGCACATCCACATTAACCCAAAGCTGGTGCCACGCACGGAAAAAGGGCAAGcgacgctcggcgcgtACGTTGATGTGGACGCGGTGTGCACAGCTGCGAAAGAGTGCAAAGAACACTTTGACAGTCTCCAAACGCAATACAACAATGCGTATCAAACAGAACTGCAGTATGGGGAGGACTTGCGCGACATTATTGCCGagatgcagctgctggacctGTCCCCTTCACAGAATACGCTACACGAGCTGCAAAAAGcgatcgagcgcggcaaggcggCATTGGCTACGCTGCGTGCTTCGTCTGCCAACGTAGAAGCGCTTAACATGGCGTCTGCAACGCTGCATACTTGCTGTACAACCGTTGTAGCGTGCATGAATCGGCTCGTGGACGACAGGAACGAAATTATGCTCAGCCAGCTGAATTTTGTGCAGGACATCAGCAGCCTAGAATCAGACTATGCAAGCCTTGGCGTTACTCTTTCCGAGGTCGACGCGGCATTTTCGAATGTGCACAAAGGCGCATTCAAGCACCTCACGCGTGTAAAAAAGATTCTATGGGCAtacggcgcgtcgcttaTCGAGGCACGCCGGCGCTCCGAGTACAGCAAGCAATTTATGCACAAGGTccagcagcttgcggagcTTATGGCTGAGTATGCTGCGGAGGAAAAGGCGCACCGCAACGACTACCTCGAACTGGtagcgccgcacttgccgTGGTACGCTGCGATGGATGGTACGTCGCTCGCCATGGACATCTCTGtaaagcgcggcgcaaatcaCACTGCGCCGGAgtttggcgctgcagacgtAGACGAGTTTCTCCACGCGCTagatgcactgcacagcgatacaagcgcgcggcacgatAGCATCGACCCCATCGGCGAGGTGCGGGCGGATCTCTCCGCACGTTTGCACGCTctcgacgacgaggaggcgCGGTTTGTCgtccttgcgcgccgccaattGTGCCTCGACGCAGACGACGCGTCAGATACGTCGTTCGGGAGCACGgaccagcgcgacgcactcATCCACACGGGCGGGCGCGAAGTCGACACGCTGCGGCACCGCCTCGCACTCTCACACGAGCGATCACAGAAGCTCGAGGCAGAGCTTGCGAGGCGCGTCTCAAATGCGAGCACCGAGCaccaagcgctgcagcatgcattggagcaggcgcgcacggcacttgcagcactgcaagcgccgcgagctgcatTGCACGAACACTTGCTTCAGCTGGCAGCCCACGTCGCTGCTTTTTCCACGCACAAGACACATGCAGAGCAGGATGCTAGGGCACTGCTGGGTTTCATTGCCGAGTGCCTTACAGCGCTTGGCCACCCGCACCGAGGCTGGTGCCACGAGCAGAAGCAGACACTCGGCACgacgctcgcggcgctgcgtacgTGCGACACTGTGCCGCTTCCACGGGCGCTACACACACAGCTCGATGCCGTGTGTCATGCTGCGGACCGCTGGCAGCTCGCGTCGGGAACCGAGGACGCCAATACGGTCCCCTCTTtttcgccgtgcgccacGAGCCCCGTGCTTTTTCAGCGCATCCACAATGAAGATGGCGCGCGGACTGGCGCGTGGATgggcgtcgtgcgcgataTCTACGTTGCTACAAGCGCCCCAGTAGACGACACTGCCTACTTTGTTGCGCACTGCACACAATGCGCAGAGTGTGTTGCGGAAGAAAACAACATGTTCCAGCTACCGCCGCGCACACTATACCATCTAGTTCATCTCGACGCAGTGCCCGCCCGGAATTCGAGCCGCAAGAGTGCCGCGGCTTcccttgcgctgctcgccggcCATACGACTCTGCTCC GGCTGGGGATCAACTTTGGGACACTGTCCgatgccggcgcgccgcgcatgaAAGCTTCGCCGCCAAAATCTAACCGAAggcatgcgcgcctctCGCAGGAGCGGCGTCCCAGCCATGGGCCAGACAAAACGCAGCCATGTTCGCGCCTTCCCTGCGCACCATTACGCGAAAACAGGGCGGTGACGAACAAGCGAGTTGCAAGTGCGTCGCTTTCCGACGAGCGCAAATCCTCTGCGAGCACCGACTCGCCCGCAGGGTCCGAAGTGCAGGCAGCGCACGTCATGTTGCGTGCCGATACGCCGAGCGACGCTGCGACGCCCCAGCGCTTCGATATGGACGATGCGGATATGGGTGTAGCCAAGAGCTCGACTCCCATTACGATTGagcatgtgcagcgcagtaTACCCTTTTACCCCGTCTCGTCGTggagcgacgacgacaatACAAGTGCCGACGGCAGCGACAACGAGAGTGTTACTACACCGATCCCTGGGATTGATACACTACCCGCCAAGCCCGGCGCAATTCCCGTTTTTCCTGCGGAGCGAGACGAGCGCGTGGGCATTGAGGTGTACCTCGAGGAGAGCTTGGCGGTGGAGGGCGGGTGTTTACAAGGGTGCTTGCGCCTCCAGCTTCCGTCCCACACGAACCCAAAGACGGCGATGTTGCTGgcgcagccgcgcgtgcgcttgaTTGGGTACGAGGCTTTGCCGAAAGACGATATGCGCCATGTATTTTATCACCATACCTCGGTCATCGACGGTGATCGCAGCGTCGACGGCCCTTCGGAGCCGTACGTTCTCCATGGCTCGCCTGCCGTGTCCGAAGGTGCCAACAATGCATTGAGTTCGTGCTATGCATCTCTCCCCGACGCTGATGGTTTTTACTTGGGCATGGAAGGCGTGCACATCCTTCCATTTTCTCTCCAACTTCCGTTCGGCCGCGGCGTAAAAGGCAGCTACTTGAGCAAAAAGGCCGAAGTGGGATACATTTTGATTGCCTCTGTGCGTGTCAAGGCatttggcgagcagcacggcggcggtgTTGCGCACTGCTTCCAAAAAGTAACGCTGTACCCCTACCTGAATCccgccgcgacgcttgcgAGTGCACTCCGTCCGTTGGTTGAGCATGGCGGCGCCACCGACGGAAaaggtgcgccgctccgcattgctgcagcgctccatCGCGAGACGTGGGTCGCAGGCCAGCGCGTCTACTTTGACATGAGCGTGCTGAACCACACCAAGGACACTATCCACCTCTTGCACATCACGCTCCAGCGCACCGAGATTCTGTACAAGATCGGCGACGAGAACAGTGAGCCGATCACCGAGTCAAGCACGGAAATCGTTGCGCAGGACACGTTAAATGCGCATACCAAGAATCCCGACGACTCGTGGTGGGCAGGCGTCAAGCCTGGCCCCCCTGTCCACTTTTCCCACTCATTCGTCCTCCCCGACCATGTGCTGACGATTCCGCACAGCCGGCATGTCGAAGTACAATactcgctgcgcatcggcatcggcaACGACAAAAAAGACTGGACGCACTtgtcgctgccgctgcgtaTAGTCAACTTTGTCTCGCTCgatccgccgccgcccaaacgcagctttggcggcgcgggccTTTTAAGCCAGGCACTTGGTCTCGAAATGGACCAGCACTTGATGAttgagcgcgtgcgcacgaTGGAGTCAATGCGTAGCCCACGAGCGTTCATGTCCGCCTCGGGACACCTGCTTCCTTCTCCCGTCCCTCCCGTCCctttgcgcggcaaaggcgACGACGCCAGAGCCGcccgcaccgcgcagcaccgccgctcGCTCGACTTTATTAATAGTGCCATTCGCAGCGCaacagcgcggcgcgcctcgccgtaCGTGCAAGGGAATGATGCTGTCTCCCCTGCAGGTCTCGGCATTGAACTCACCGCACCCACGCAGCCCCGCACGTCGTGGTACCAGCGCCAGGACACTTCGTTTGAATTTGAGGAGCACGGCCAAACGACTCCACAGCCAGACGCATCGgtgcagcttggcgatgAGACGACGGACGATGTCGACCTCGTCTTTACGCCGCGTATTGCCGAAGCTAAACGCACACCTGCACTGCCTGATACCACCACAGATGACGACTCGGCAATGTGCAATGATATCCTGGATGCCTACGGCGAACTACACGCAGACGACTCGGCACGGTACGACACCAgcctcgccgcgcctgcaccACGGCCGCTTCCACGCACCCCCGAGCCAGAACGGCGGGGAACTGAGGTGCACATGCCTAGATCCGCACCCAAAGAACTTGCACGCATGCAGCACCATCTCGTCGGATCCCCCAGCAGgtctggcgcgccgactTTTCGCCCCCTTCCAGAAACGCCCGCACAGCTCCCTGTGCCGCAcggccgcacgcgcttgaCCCAGAGCCttgcggcgagcgccgcgccactccacgcgctcgcgttCGCACCGCCCGAAGCTCGAAACGTGCCTCCCCCGCGAAACATGGCCACAGCGCAGGCTGGACCCCGCCATGCATAA
- the MRPL35 gene encoding mitochondrial 54S ribosomal protein YmL35 (EggNog:ENOG503NXRG; COG:J; BUSCO:EOG09262U7S): protein MLRSTAHTVLRDVRPLLGRRYMADWKPAVQSGKVPVYDEALKFVAEDAATLGKRHEQIQRTTGDPKEKRAMLDALEIAREINIPSVRAQFAQGAYDMQKPVFRHLREQAWRRGGALEQLTERLQCMHVLPDVVPDFTPTVDLQVSFGEGEGIGDHGGSGGDILSGVFLEPEQTMDEPQICATPFHTDERMYTVMMVDPDAPHSDSFQTYVHWMVTNVPLSATKNTLPQSHTPALSYIPPHPQQGTPYHRYTTLLFEQCGSEVPAISREQTTLQEVLERYHLVLRGIHFWRARWTEKNKGVINKIYKEILHKEVPRYGQLPREDRLKDDLGVRHSKYY from the coding sequence ATGCTTCGCTCGACTGCGCACACTGTGCTGCGGGACGTGCGCCCCTTGCTTGGGCGCCGTTACATGGCGGATTGGAAGCCTGCAGTGCAAAGCGGCAAGGTGCCTGTGTATGACGAAGCGCTCAAGTTCGTTGCTGAGGATGCAGCAACGCTCGGCAAGCGGCACGAGCAAATCCAACGCACCACGGGCGATCCGAAggagaagcgcgcgatgctggatgcactggagattgcgcgcgagatcAATATTCCGTCGGTTCGTGCGCAATTTGCACAGGGAGCATACGATATGCAAAAACCCGTGTTTCGGCatttgcgcgagcaggcaTGGCGTCggggcggcgcattggaGCAGCTCACGGAGCGCCTCCAATGCATGCATGTGCTGCCGGATGTAGTGCCTGATTTTACGCCCACGGTGGACCTCCAAGTCAGTTTTGGCGAGGGGGAAGGGATTGGCGACCACGGCGGGTCGGGCGGCGATATCCTTTCTGGCGTTTTCTTGGAGCCAGAGCAAACTATGGATGAGCCACAGATCTGCGCAACACCGTTCCATACAGACGAGCGCATGTATACCGTGATGATGGTCGACCCGGACGCGCCTCATTCAGATTCATTCCAAACGTACGTGCACTGGATGGTCACAAATGTGCCGCTCAGCGCGACAAAAAACACTCTTCCACAAAGTCACACCCCAGCATTGTCATACATTCCGCCACACCCACAGCAGGGTACGCCATACCACCGGTACACGACCCTGCTATTCGAACAATGTGGGAGCGAGGTGCCTGCGATCTCGCGCGAACAAACTACGCTCCAGGAAGTGCTGGAGAGGTACCATCTTGTATTGCGTGGAATACATTTctggcgtgcgcgctggacgGAAAAGAATAAGGGCGTGATTAACAAGATATACAAGGAAATCTTGCACAAGGAAGTGCCGCGCTACGGGCAGCTGCCGCGCGAGGATCGTTTGAAGGACGATTTGGGCGTACGTCATAGCAAGTACTACTAG
- a CDS encoding uncharacterized protein (EggNog:ENOG503Q54E; COG:H), which translates to MVPASVTVESPAKKTASRRAKTEATIEPLYMSNAPVASDEAPFSFGHLPDPSKWKSAFSFTKEHMARHRYFVARRETAQEIVSKIGLDDAERRGRKVTVVEAYAGPGTITRELMQHPNVERVVALENVTTFLPWLEQLYHDPAMAAHKEKLHILPESGFAWDTYETLVNGGYLAHLENKVPNLGEHAPPMHWDEPSPIVFVAQIPNTVHGEQLYAQLVHAISSGFWLFKYGRVKMVFVCGEAVAVEHKNRAKLGTTVQCLSTPELLIPASDLQPYADYFYPPTPSIGPRVPVTSTFIPNSNISSGLSKRNLCVLSVDPLKKKLVQSRDLDAFEFLTRNLFVLKTKQIAEALKHVVPGAANILKLVSPEHPRMKDHPEQVILPDTPVVDLTNEQWAALAMVFEKWPFRPQNLFEEGRLQRGKNADNQFF; encoded by the exons ATGGTACC CGCGAGTGTGACTGTTGAGTCGCCCGCCAAAAAAactgcgtcgcggcgtgccaagACAGAAGCGACGATCGAGCCGCTGTATATGTCGAATGCGCCTGTGGCATCAGACGAGGCCCCGTTCAGTTTCGGCCATCTTCCTGACCCTTCCAAATGGAAAAGCGCGTTTTCCTTTACCAAGGAGCAcatggcgcggcaccgCTACTTtgttgcgcgccgcgaaacGGCACAAGAGATTGTGTCCAAAATTGGGCTTGACGATGCTGAGCGCCGTGGCCGAAAGGTCACGGTTGTTGAAGCGTATGCGGGCCCTGGCACCATCACGCGTGAACTTATGCAGCATCCCAACGTTGAGCGCGTTGTCGCATTGGAGAATGTGACCACCTTTTTGCCATGGCTCGAGCAATTGTACCACGATCCTGCCATGGCTGCACACAAAGAAAAGCTACATATCCTGCCAGAGTCTGGCTTTGCTTGGGACACGTACGAAACGCTGGTGAACGGTGGCTATCTCGCTCACCTGGAGAACAAGGTACCGAATCTTGGagagcacgcgccgccgatgcACTGGGACGAGCCGAGCCCGATTGTGTTTGTGGCGCAGATTCCGAATACTGTGCATGGAGAGCAGCTCTACGCACAGCTCGTCCACGCGATCTCCTCTGGATTTTGGCTGTTTAAGTACGGCCGCGTCAAGATGGTGTTTGTATGCGGAGAGGCCGTAGCCGTG GAGCACAAAAACCGTGCCAAGCTGGGCACAACAGTGCAGTGCCTCAGTACACCAGAGCTCTTGATCCCAGCCAGCGACTTGCAGCCGTACGCAGACTACTTTTACCCGCCCACCCCATCGATCGGTCCACGCGTGCCGGTGACGAGTACCTTTATCCCCAATTCGAACATTTCTTCTGGGCTCTCCAAGCGCAATCTGTGTGTGTTGAGCGTTGATCCGCTCAAGAAGAAGCTTGTACAAAGCCGCGATTTGGATGCGTTTGAATTCCTCACTCGCAACCTGTTTGTGCTCAAGACGAAACAgattgccgaggcgctcaa ACATGTCGTTCCTGGCGCAGCAAACATCCTGAAACTTGTCTCGCCCGAGCATCCAAGAATGAAGGACCATCCCGAGCAGGTGATCCTTCCTGATACCCCCGTCGTTGACCTGACCAACGAGCAATGGGCAGCGCTTGCGATGGTGTTTGAAAAGTGGCCATTTCGGCCGCAGAACCTGTTTGAAGAGGGCCGgttgcagcgcggcaagaatGCCGACAACCAATTTTTCTAG